CAATATGCCAACCGAAGAAATCTTTTGCACCCCTCACAAAGACCAGGTAGATGGAATTGTTTACAGCTCAATGCCACTGAATTATCAAGGGACAGTTATCAACAATTTTTCCATCCAGTTTGAACAAGGTAGGATTACAAACGTAACAGCGGAGGAAGGGTTGGAATCCCTCCAAGAATTGATCGCCATTGATGAAGGCTCTCATCATTTAGGGGAAGTGGCGCTTGTCCCCTATAACTCCCCAATCTCTAATATGGGGTTAATTTTTTACAATACCCTTTATGATGAAAACGCAGCCTGCCATTTTGCCATTGGAAAAGGATTCCCAGAGTGTTTCCAGGATGGTTTGTCAAAAACTATGGAAGAACTAAAACAACAAGGTATGAACGATTCCGCAACCCATGTAGATTTTATGTTAGGTACGAAAGACCTAGATATTACAGGAATTTGTCAAGATGGTTCTGAAATTTTGATTTTTAAAGATGGCAACTGGGCTTTTTAAAATAATATCCAATGATATCTAACACAGATTATCACGATATTTTAATAAAGCATCTCTACCCATTTATTCGGACTTTGATGTTTGTATGGTATCATAGAATCGTATTTTATAATATCTCTACTCAGTACTCAACGAATGAGCTGATAAATTCATATCATTTTCCTGAAAACAGAAATTTTAATTTCTATATTAAAAAACAGGCAACTAGTTTCGTTGCCTGTTTTTATATTATTTCTAATAGAATTACCCACTATTTTTCTTCCTGAATTTCCACTTTATCAAAAAATAAATTGACGATCAGGATGAAAACTCCAACCACAATCAATAGAATTGGAATGAACAAAAATAATGTAAAGGAAAAAAAGAAAAACTCGATTATTTTAACCGGAGAAAAGCTACCTGCCATGATAGAAAGTGCTCCATATCCTACTATCAAAAGAATCATACCCGCCCAAATACGGATAAATCTCCCGGAAACTCCTATCATCACAAGGAACATAAAGAGAGGAATAGCAACAAACAAAAATCCTATAAATATCATGGCATTATCACTATTGGTTCCACCAATAATTGCATTTTCTGGGGCATTCGGGTCATATTTTATTTGTTTGGTACTGCCTATCTCTGGAATTACACCAGAACCATAGTCAGTAGCAACGGTATAGTCCTGCCCATTAACTGTATACTGATAAATTAACTGGTATGTATCATTGGTGTGCTTGTGTCTAACCGCATCATAACCACCTTCCGAATACAGAGTATAATCCACAAAATATCCTTCCGTTGAATGATAATGATTTGATGTTTGATTCAGCTGTATAGTATTTTTAATACCAAAAAACAACAGTAACATTCCACATAATATCACGATAAAAAGAAAAATAGATGCTGGAATTTTCACTTTTTTATCCAATATGATTCCCCCAAATCCACATTTTTGATTCTCATATTTGTTAGAAAGTCTTATACAAAAGCTTTTCTATCTACCTTGGTCTTACAAAAAATGAAATCCAGGCAATGCAGAGAATCGAAACCACTTATAACGTAAATACAATTTTTGAGAGATTAACGTCTACATCATCCACCTTACAACCCATAAATAAGCAGCTTATCATTCTTTCTGATATCGAAAGATTGCTGATATCGATTCATTCCATACATGGAGTAAAAATTTTTTATAAGCCAACTGTTAAAGACAATGGTTTCCTCTCTAGTCATGACCACCAGCTAAGCTGGTGGCTTGAGTAAGCTCTAGAAGAGCATAGTACCGTCAAGCATCGAAAGACGTACTGAAATATCTGTCTTTTTCATCACTTGCCCTGCCGCCCGTAAACAAGCAATTTTCTTCCAACGATAGTTTTTTCGTTACGATAAGATTGCTGTTAGCAGCTCGCTTCGCTCGATGTTTAAAGCGAAAGCTTTTCGGCGAGAGCCTCCACCGGCATAGCCGATGGTTTCTATAACAATGAAAAAATACCTTCTAAAAAACAAGAAGGTATTTTTTTCATTATTCATCAAATAAAGGGGTACTGAAATAACGTTCGGCAGTATCAGGGAGGACAGTAACTACTGTTTTCCCTTTGCCCAATTTCTTAGCAAGTTTTTTTGCTGCTGCTACATTGGTCCCACTGGAAATTCCACACATTAAGCCTTCCAAACGTGCCAAATCCTTCGCTGTCTGGATTGCTTCCTCATCTGAAATAATGCAGATATCGCTGTAAATCTCACGGTTTAATATTTCTGGAATCAATCCATCTCCAATCCCCATCTGCAAATGGGTTCCAACATTGCCTCCGGCTAAAATGGCTGCGTTTTCTGGTTCCACTGCCCAGATTGTAATATCAGGATTTTGTGCTTTTAACACTTCGCCAATTCCTGTAATCGTACCACCTGTTCCAACACCAGAACAAAATCCATGGATTGGCTCCCCAACCTGTTCCAAAATTTCCAAAGCAGTATGGTAACGATGAACCGCCGGGTTTGCTAAATTAGAGAACTGTTGTGGTACAAATACATTTGGATTTTCCTGTTCCATTCGCATAGCGGTATTTAAACATTCCTCAATACATTTTCCAATATTTCCATCATCATGGATTAAAATCACTTCCGCACCATAATGCTGAACCAGTTTCCGCCTTTCTTCGCTTACAGAATCCGGCATGATAATAATCGTACGGTAGCCACGTACCGCACCAATTAACGCAAGCCCAATTCCTTGGTTACCGCTAGTTGGTTCCACAATGATGGTATCCTTATGTAATTTTCCTTCTTTTTCCGCTTGTGCTAACATATTAAAAGCAGTTCTTGTTTTAATAGAACCACCTACATTTAATCCTTCATATTTTACCAAAATCTGAGCGCTATCTGGTTCCACCATCCGATTTAAACGGATTACAGGTGTATTTCCCATCGCTTCTAACACATTGTTATAGATCATCCAAAAACCCCTTTGACGTAAAATTTTTCATGGAGAATATCCTACCCAATAATAAGCCAATAATATTTATTATATAACAAAATTTTTTAAATGCAAACTATTTTTCCAACAAAAGGTCTACTTATTTATTATATGAAAAAACAAATACAAAGAGTGAAACCACAGCCATAAATTGAATACTTTTCCTATTTGATTATGACTAGCATTGATTTTTTAAAATACTTTCCATCTAAGTAGAATAACCTTGATATTAGTTATTATATTTATAAGATAATTTCTGTTTTGTTAACTGTTACATTTTCAATTTGAATCTAGACAATATTCTCCAGGTATAAATTTAATCAATAGAAAAATCAGGTAGTCAAATTGTATATGGATACTATTTTTATTGCTATATAATATACTGTAGTAAAAAAGCCCGATTCAGTTAGAATCGGGCTTATAAACGTTTATCTTTCCCTTAATATTATTTTTTCTTACGGGAAAGTAATACTGCTGTGCCTGCTACTGCTAACATTACTACACCTGCGATTGGAGCAAAATCCCCTGTTTTCGCTGCGTTTGCTTTTGTTGTTGTATTTTCCTGTCCAGTCTGAGTAGCATTGTTATCAGATGGTGTTTCTGTTCCTTCTACTGCTACTAAACTATCCATTGCAGCCTGCACAGATTGTACTGCTGCGTCTACTTCTTTCTGGGTTGCGTTTTCATTTTCCAGTACTGCTTTTGCGTCATTTACTGCTGCTTCCAGTACTGCGTAGCTTTCTGCTGTGTATGCGTTCGCATCCACTTTCTCTGCCTCTGCTACTACTTCTTCCAAAATAGATTTATCCGCTTTGTATCTCAGGTTCAACATTGCGTTTAACAGATTATCCGCTACTTCATTGATTTCCGCCTGCATAGCGTCTCCATTATTGTAAGTATTCTGCGCCGCTTCTAATGCTGCGGTAAACTCTGCTTGACCTGCTTCTACATATTTGCTCAGGTCAATCCCTTCTGCTGCTGCGATTAAGCTTGCTAACTCTGTTTTATCGCCTGCTACAAATCCTAATTTATGGATTTCGTTCAACAGTGTTTTCCATGCTGCATTTACTTCTTCCTGGGTTGCTGCTGCGTTATTTGCTACTGCCTTGGCATTTTCCAATGCTGCATCAAATGTTTTTTGTACACTTTCAATGGCATTGTCATATTCCCCGCTTGCTTTGGCTTGTTCCGCATAAGCAATCACAGAATTCAAAATAGAAGTATCTGCACTTAATTCTACTGGAATTTCTTGATATGGAGTAACCGTTACTACACCATCATTTCCTAACAGACCATTTTCTTTTAATGGCATGCTGGATATAATAAAGCTTGATTTTGCCTGATTATAAATCGTTGTAGCTACTTCTATAATAACCGTATTTTCCCCTGCGTGTACATATGGGCCAATATCTACAATTGTATTAATTTGATTTACCATTGGAAGTTTTGTTCCATTTACAGTTACGGTAAAAGTATCTTCTACTTCTCCAAGGTCAATATATGCGCCATATCCCTGATCATAACCTTTATCCAAATGGAATGTTGTGGTATAAGTTCCAATCCCAGCCACATTTTTCCACTCTGGATTGATGTCTTTCCATCCTTTTAACTCGGTAATGGTAACTGGATCTAATTCTTTCCACTGGGAATCATAGAAATAAATGCTGCCATTTTCATTTTTCTCTAATGACTTGATTTGTAAGTTCCATTCCTCTACTGTAAATGGGTCCTGGATATTTTTTGTTACCACTTTATCTATTTGATTGTTATTTGCGGTAACAGTGTAGGTTCCTTCCTGGGTGGATTTTAATACCATACCATTATCTTGATAATTTACTGCAGCATCCCCAGTAACATCAGTTGCATAAACCGATTGTGGAGTTAAACCGTTTTCAATTGCCTCCTGGTCAGTTAACAGAGCAATCAATTTTGCTTCATCTTTATCAAAATCAAGGTGCAATGTCACAGATCCATCGTTTTGCTGATATTCCGCAATTGGGGTGATTTCCCCTGTCCATGCGTCTAATAGGTATGGTTTCCCTTCTCCTTTTAAAGTTACATCCAGAGATTTTGCGGTTAATAAATCTTTATTGATTCCCGGATAAGCGGTTCCTGCTTTTGCTAAGGTAGCATTGGCATCTTCTGCACAGATTCTATTGTAATTATAAAGATAATAGAAATCTCCATTGTCATCTACCTGATGTTTTGCCAACAAGTCAGTTGGTGTGCTGTATTGAGCATCTGGCTGAACATTTAATTCTGTCAATTCTGTTGGAAGCTGGTCGTAATCCGATACTTGTTTCACATTTGGATTTTGCAGCAACGTATTCATGGCGTTGACAATATCCTGGGCGGTATAGCCTTCATTTACTTCGCTGCGGTACATCAGTTTGCTTGGAGCATCCCCTACAACCACAATCTTCATACCATCATTAGCAAGGTCAATCATCCGCTGTGCCACATCCGGTGACATCCTATCTTCATTGTGGATGACAATCGCTTTATAGGCTGGACCGTTTTCATTTAACACCCCATTGGTGACAGTGGCGGTTTCCAGATTCAAAATATCTGGGTTTACAAATTCATAGGAGTAGCCATTGCGGTTTAAAATGCTGTCATCTGGGAACCAATCTTCCCCATCGCCACCGCTCTTCATGTAATTATCCTCATAGGTATGGCGGTAAACAGCGATATCTATTTTGGATTCTTTCTGCATGATATAGTTATAACGGGTGAAATATTCAATATAATCTGCTGCGTTTTCATATGAAGTATTTTTATTCCATTCATTCGAAATATATCCCATAAAAGGTGCATATCCAGGCCAAAAATCTCCCATTATACCATGGATACCTTCTTGTAATTCTCCACTATAAGCTGCGCCATGCAATACCTGACGGTTCATTCCTGCTGCCCAGCTCCGTTTCAGATGCCAAGCGATATCTTCATAGCTCTGCCCATAAGCATTTCCAAATTCGGCTGCAGCTTCATAGGAATAAATCTGCTTGTCCGTCATATGTACAGCAGAAGCCATCATTCTCAAATTATCTAAAGATGCTCTGTTTAAGGATTCTCCTTCCGGAATTGCTACAGATAAAGCAGAAGTTTCTACTTCCATTGGTTTGTTATAAGCTACCTGATAACGGATATTCATGCCATATTCTTCTGCCATTGTTTCCAGTGGTTTCAGATGATATTCATTATAGCAATAGGTTACAACTTCGTTATAATCATTGTTAATTTGTTCGGTTAAATCAGCATCTGTAAAATCATAATTTGGACCTTCTTGGGTCTGATAATAATTTCCGCCACCAATAACAGGTAAATATGGAGTGATGTCATATCCTTTTTGCTGTTTGAAAATTTCCTGGAATCCTCTTGTCCACTCTTTATCTACCTGATTTTCCAAAGAATCATTAAATAAAGAATTAACATAGTGTAAGTAATCTTTTTCATCCATTACACTGTCCCAGTAGGCTTTACAGGCATTCGCTCCATCAATGCCATAGTGGTCCACAACATAGTAGCCGCTAGCTTCCTTTTGAGCTGTTGGCTGTTCCCAAAAACTAAAAATAACCCAGTTTTGGTCCCCTTCCGGTGCAGTCCAATTCAACGTACTCTGTGCGTTATCATCTGGATTTACTGTTACATAGTCCATCAGGTCAATATAGCTGTTAAAGTCAATGGTTTTTTCTGCAGTTAACTGGTAGGCTCCTACTGCAAACAGTTTTGTTGTCCCTTCGCTTCTTATCGTGTTTCGTTCTGGAACAATGGCTTGGTAGGTATCTCCTGCAACAAGATCCGCAGTACCATAGGTCATTTCATAGGAAGTGCCTGGATCATCCGCATTTTTTAATGTTGGAGAAGAAATCGGCCATCCAGGACCATTGGTAACATCAACTGTTAGATTATATTTTTGTGCTTCATCTACAATAATCTCCATTGCACGGTCCCAATTTTCTGTCCCCCATTGATCGTTATCCTGAACCCCTTTAATCATCTGGATATATGAAACAACTTCTAAACCACCATACCCTAAATCTGCGATTTGTTTTACATCACGACGTAAAGCGGATTCTTCTACCGCAGCACCAGGAACCCAGTAACGGATCATTGTTTTGCTTTGCTGCGGCGGATTTTGAAATTCACTCACCAAAGTTGTGTTGATATTCTCTTGTGCAGATACTCCTAGAACACTCAACGCACTAATGGATGTAGCTGCCATGGCAACCGCTAATGCGGAAGCAGTACATTTTTTCCATAAATTTGTTTTTTTGCTTCTCATAATTTCCTCCTTAGTAAAATTTATAACCATAAATTATGCTTATGTTTTATATTATATAGTTGTTTTGACGGTTACTCAATCAGCTATTCGTACATTACTATGATAAAAAAACAACATGTTTCAAAAAATAATCTATTGTAAAATTTGTAAAACTGTGCTACTCTAATTCATAAAGGGGGAAGAAAAATTGAAAACAATTGATGATTATAAAAGTATTTTTGATCATTTTATGTATGAATATATGGACCACAAACTACCCTTTCATGATTCTACCGCAGTATTGCAATGGGACCAAAATCAAAAACTGTTTATTTCGGGACAACAATCATTTGTAATATTATTTCATCCTAATATAAGCCTGTTTCCAAATGCAAAAAATATAACCATACATAACCATAATTTCTATGAGATGGCATATGTTTACAAAGGAAGATGCACCAACTATTTTGAAAATAACCAGTTTGAGATGAAAGAGGGAGAAATCCTGCTATTAAATCCAACGGTTTACCATGATATCTGCACCACTTCCCCTAACGATTGTATCGTAAATATCCTATTTAATCCCGAACTATTTGAAACAGCTATGCTCCCAATGCTCTCCAATAACCATTTAATGCTAAATTTTTTCGCAAAATATACTTATCAGATTGGAAAATCCAGTGATTATCTACATTTCCATCCAAGCGATGACCCTACTATCTACCAAACTTTAGATTCCCTAGTAATGGAGTATTTTGAAAAATCTGTTTTTTATGAAAATATCTGCCAGTCCCTGTTAATGATCCTTCTCTCCCGTTTAACAGTATCCTATTGTAAACAGATTGGATTAAACCCAGATAACCAAGAACAAGATTCTGTTATTATATCCCTGTTAGGATATATGCAGGAGCATTGTATTGATACCAGTTTAGAGCAAGTTGCTGACCATTTTCATTATTCCACAACTCATATTAGCCGATTATTAAAAAAACATACTGGTAAAGGGTTTATTGAGATTATGCAAAATTTTAAGCTGGAAAAAATTAAAAGCTACCTTTCCGATACCGATTTTACTGTGGAAAACATTTCTCAAATTATGGGTTATAACGATGTAAACTATTTATATAAAATTTTTAAAAATAAATATGGTATAACCCCCAACGAATACCGGAAACAATACCATCAATAATATCATAAAAAACCACCCAGAAAAATCTGAGTGGTTTTCTTGTTATCTGCTAAATTCAGCTAATTCTAAACCTTCGTTGTGTTCTAGTGCCCATTGAATACTCCAACTGTTGGAAAATAGCAACAATTTATTTCCTTTTAAATCCTGTACAACCTTTGTACCAGACATCAAATCCAAACTGTTTACATCAACATCTTTGTTTTCAATCCAACGGATATACTGATATGGCAACCCGGACATCCGGATATCCACATGGTATTCGTTCTTCAAACGGTATTCCAACACTTCAAATTGCAGGACGCCTACTGCACCTACAATCACTTCTTCCATACCAGAATCCAGCTCCTGGAAAATCTGGATTGCCCCTTCTTGGGCAATCTGAGTCATCCCTTTTACAAATTGTTTTCTTTTTAAGGTATCCACCTGGGTAACCAGATTAAAATGCTCCGGCGCAAAGGTTGGAATCCCTTCAAACACCATCTTCCGGTTTGGGGAACACAAAGTATCCCCAATAGAAAAAATACCTGGGTCGAAAATCCCCAAAATATCCCCAGCATAAGCTTCTTCCACAATTTCACGTTCCTGCGCCATCATCTGCTGAGGCTGGGCAAGTTTTAATTTTTTACCACCCTGTACATGGAGTACTTCCATCCCTTTTTCAAATTTACCGGAACAAATCCGCATAAACGCAATCCTATCACGGTGAGCTTTGTTCATATTTGCCTGAATTTTAAAGACAAATCCTGAAAAATCCTCATCAAACGGGCTTATCTGCCCAATGTCCGAATTACGGGATAATGGTGGTGTTGTCATCTGTAAGAAATTTTCCAGGAATGGTTCCACCCCAAAATTGGTCAATGCGGAACCAAAAAAGACAGGAGAAAGCTGACCAGTATTTACCTTTTCCATGTCAAATTCATATCCGGCACCATCTAGCAACTCTACATCATCCACCAAGGTATGATAATGTTCCGAACCAATCAATTTTTCCAGATTGGTATCATTCAAATCTGCTGCAATAGAGTCTACTTCCCGTTGCCCATTGTTGGCTGTAAACGCTAAAATTTCCCGTTTTTTTCGGTCAAATACCCCTTTGAACTCCTTACCGGAACCAATCGGCCAGTTTACTGGATAAGTCTGAATTCCCAGTTCTTCCTCAATTTCCTCCATCAAATCAAATGGATTCCTGGCTTCCCGATCCATTTTGTTAATAAAAGTAAAAATCGGGATGTGCCGCATGACACAAACCTTAAATAACTTTCTGGTTTGGTTTTCAACACCCTTGGAGGCATCAATCACCATAACAGCAGAATCCGCTGCCATTAAGGTGCGGAAAGTATCTTCGGAGAAGTCCTGGTGCCCTGGGGTATCCAAAATATTAATGCAATAGCCTTCATATTCAAACTGCATTACAGAGGAAGTGACCGAAATCCCCCTTTGTTTTTCAATTTCCATCCAATCGGAAACCGCATGTTTCGCAGTTTTTTTCCCTTTTACAGAACCAGCTAAGGCAATTGCTCCACCGTACAACAAGAACTTTTCCGTTAAAGTCGTTTTACCAGCGTCAGGGTGGGAAATAATCGCAAAAGTTCTACGTCGTTTAATCTCATTTTCGTAACTTGACAAGTTCGTTCCTCCTGATGATTCCATTTCATTTTAAAATCTGTTTTTCTCAAAAAAATGGTTCGGCCAAATGGTAATTTTGTCTTCCATTGACCCAACCCGATCATCCTAATTTTGTTTATTTCTATTTCATTTTTTCCATTTTACAACAGATTCACTATCCTGTCAATCAGCTAAAAAAGAAATAAAATGTCATGATTTCTATTTTATAATAACCAGCATCCCAGCAGCCCTATACTACATCCAAGTCCCCAGCCAGAAACAACATCAGAAATATAATGGATTCCTGTTAAAATACGGGTTGCCCCAGCTAAAAACGCCAATACCGCAATAAAAACTCCCAAGGGAAAATGAATATACCAGCATGCCACACAAATCACCGCTGCACTGGCTGCATGTTTACTTGGAAAAGAACATCCGGTATCATGTCCGATTACTGGTTTAAACTGGTATTTCTCAAATGGACGTTTTCTCTGGATAAATATCCGAAGTCCTTTTACCACCAACAAACAAAGCATTGGGCTTATTAGATAACACCAAATCCTAATATCCCTTTGAAATGCCAGCAAAATACCTAGCCCTAAATAAATCACCGCAATGCCAATGGGGGAAAATTTACAAAGCAGAATAAGGAGGAACCGATAAGATGGCGATTTCTCTGCCAATCGGATACAAGACAAATAAAACCGTTCCATTCTATTTTTCTCTCCTATCTTTGTAGGTTAAGGTTCTTCGATAGTATCTTCATCCGGTAATACAGAGACTTCCTGTTTCACAGTGGATAGCACAAAATGAGTTTTCGTGGAACAAACCCCTTCGATACTTTTAATCCTGCGGTGTAACTGCTCCAACCCTTCCGAAGAATCGGTCAACACCCTTAACATAAAGTCAAAATCTCCTGTAATATAATAGCAAGAGGTCACATTTTTATTTTCCGCAATACACTTTGTAAAATTATCATAGTATTTAGGGTGCTCCAAACTTACTTCCATAAAAGCACACATATCATTCCCTAATTTTTTTTGGTTGAATGAGGCAGTATAGCCTTCGATGATTCCAGATTGCTCCAGTTTTTTAATCCGTTCTGTAACAGCAGAAACAGACAGGTTAATGGTTTGGCTAATATTAGAAGCTTTTTGTCTTGCGTTTTCTTGTAAACATTTTAAAATTTCCAAATCAATATGGTCCATCGTCATCACCTTTTCTATTTTGTGATTATCTAATCATTCTTATTTATTATATCATAATTTATAATATTGCAATAGGAATTTTTTTAATTTGCTATTGTTTTGTTAGATGATTGCAAATAAGGCTGTTTTGGTCTGTGCTCTGGTAAATTACTATCCCTATTCCATTGTGCCAGCCACTCCCGTGGACTCACTCCTACTTCTTTTTTAAATACTCTGGAGAAATAATAATAATCTTCATATCCACATTTCCAGGCAATCTCTTTAATACTTAATTTAGATACTTTTTTGGAAATGAGCAGCTGTTGCGCATAACTGATTCTCTTAAAGGTTAAATACTGTAGAGGGGTTCTTCCAGTATGATGTAAAAATAATTTTCGGAAGTAATCCGTATTAAGTGGAATTTCATCAATCAGTTGGTCAATGCTAAATTTTGGATTTGCCACATTATCCCCTATTTCCTGCAAAGCATGGGCAACATATTTATTTTGTGCTGGGCTTTGGGCAAATGAAACAATATAGTGGAACAAAACTTCATACAGACTGTTTACGATGTTCCTCCAGTTATTCCGTTTCATCTGGTATTCCCGATAAATCTGTTCTAAAATATGCAAAAAATCCAAGTTATCGCTATCTCGAAATTTAAAATAAGAAATTGGTTTAAACTCAAAATCAGAAAAAGTATAATAGTAGCTTTTAAACCCTACATTGGAATAATCCCGATGAGGAATTCCAGGGGGAATAACAAAAATATCATGGGGTTCAAAAGCAACTTTGCGGTTGTTAATTTCTGCAATTCCAGTGCCTTCGGTATAGTAAATGATTTCCCACATATCGTGGGTATGCAGTTCTACATGATAAGTAGGATTTTCATGGCGGTTAATATAGTTTAATTTTAGCATTTCATCCTCCATCTATTTAAAAATAGACATCTAAATAATCCATCTTTTCTATTTTTTTAAAATATATAGTCTATATTATCCATCTTTTACTCCATTTTATCATAAAATATCTATATTGTCCATCTTTATATCGTTCAAATGACTATTTTTTAAAATTGTTTTCCGTTATACTGTAGGTATCATCATTCTTTATTTGAAACAGAGTCCGGAACATCGCTGTTTCTACAATATTCTCCCATCTTTTTGCCCCATATGAAAAGATGGATGTTACCTTTTCGAGGAGGGATTATATGAACAAATACAAACTGGGCTTGTACGAAAAATCAATGCCAAACGATCTGGAATGGAAGGATAAACTGCTTGCCGGAAAACAGGCTGGCTTTGACCAGCTGGAAATCAGTATTGATGAATCCGACTTTCGTCTATCCCGCTTAAATTGGAGTAAACAGGAACGTAGAGAACTGTTAAACACCGAACGTGAGGTCGATTTTTACATCAACACCATGTGTTTGAGTGGACACCGGAAATATCCACTTGGCAGCGGAATTCCTGAGATTGAAAAACGTGGAATGGAAATTATGGAATCCGCCATTGAA
This is a stretch of genomic DNA from Clostridium facile. It encodes these proteins:
- a CDS encoding AraC family transcriptional regulator; the encoded protein is MKTIDDYKSIFDHFMYEYMDHKLPFHDSTAVLQWDQNQKLFISGQQSFVILFHPNISLFPNAKNITIHNHNFYEMAYVYKGRCTNYFENNQFEMKEGEILLLNPTVYHDICTTSPNDCIVNILFNPELFETAMLPMLSNNHLMLNFFAKYTYQIGKSSDYLHFHPSDDPTIYQTLDSLVMEYFEKSVFYENICQSLLMILLSRLTVSYCKQIGLNPDNQEQDSVIISLLGYMQEHCIDTSLEQVADHFHYSTTHISRLLKKHTGKGFIEIMQNFKLEKIKSYLSDTDFTVENISQIMGYNDVNYLYKIFKNKYGITPNEYRKQYHQ
- the cysK gene encoding cysteine synthase A — protein: MIYNNVLEAMGNTPVIRLNRMVEPDSAQILVKYEGLNVGGSIKTRTAFNMLAQAEKEGKLHKDTIIVEPTSGNQGIGLALIGAVRGYRTIIIMPDSVSEERRKLVQHYGAEVILIHDDGNIGKCIEECLNTAMRMEQENPNVFVPQQFSNLANPAVHRYHTALEILEQVGEPIHGFCSGVGTGGTITGIGEVLKAQNPDITIWAVEPENAAILAGGNVGTHLQMGIGDGLIPEILNREIYSDICIISDEEAIQTAKDLARLEGLMCGISSGTNVAAAKKLAKKLGKGKTVVTVLPDTAERYFSTPLFDE
- a CDS encoding DUF3592 domain-containing protein gives rise to the protein MDKKVKIPASIFLFIVILCGMLLLFFGIKNTIQLNQTSNHYHSTEGYFVDYTLYSEGGYDAVRHKHTNDTYQLIYQYTVNGQDYTVATDYGSGVIPEIGSTKQIKYDPNAPENAIIGGTNSDNAMIFIGFLFVAIPLFMFLVMIGVSGRFIRIWAGMILLIVGYGALSIMAGSFSPVKIIEFFFFSFTLFLFIPILLIVVGVFILIVNLFFDKVEIQEEK
- a CDS encoding glycosyl hydrolase: MRSKKTNLWKKCTASALAVAMAATSISALSVLGVSAQENINTTLVSEFQNPPQQSKTMIRYWVPGAAVEESALRRDVKQIADLGYGGLEVVSYIQMIKGVQDNDQWGTENWDRAMEIIVDEAQKYNLTVDVTNGPGWPISSPTLKNADDPGTSYEMTYGTADLVAGDTYQAIVPERNTIRSEGTTKLFAVGAYQLTAEKTIDFNSYIDLMDYVTVNPDDNAQSTLNWTAPEGDQNWVIFSFWEQPTAQKEASGYYVVDHYGIDGANACKAYWDSVMDEKDYLHYVNSLFNDSLENQVDKEWTRGFQEIFKQQKGYDITPYLPVIGGGNYYQTQEGPNYDFTDADLTEQINNDYNEVVTYCYNEYHLKPLETMAEEYGMNIRYQVAYNKPMEVETSALSVAIPEGESLNRASLDNLRMMASAVHMTDKQIYSYEAAAEFGNAYGQSYEDIAWHLKRSWAAGMNRQVLHGAAYSGELQEGIHGIMGDFWPGYAPFMGYISNEWNKNTSYENAADYIEYFTRYNYIMQKESKIDIAVYRHTYEDNYMKSGGDGEDWFPDDSILNRNGYSYEFVNPDILNLETATVTNGVLNENGPAYKAIVIHNEDRMSPDVAQRMIDLANDGMKIVVVGDAPSKLMYRSEVNEGYTAQDIVNAMNTLLQNPNVKQVSDYDQLPTELTELNVQPDAQYSTPTDLLAKHQVDDNGDFYYLYNYNRICAEDANATLAKAGTAYPGINKDLLTAKSLDVTLKGEGKPYLLDAWTGEITPIAEYQQNDGSVTLHLDFDKDEAKLIALLTDQEAIENGLTPQSVYATDVTGDAAVNYQDNGMVLKSTQEGTYTVTANNNQIDKVVTKNIQDPFTVEEWNLQIKSLEKNENGSIYFYDSQWKELDPVTITELKGWKDINPEWKNVAGIGTYTTTFHLDKGYDQGYGAYIDLGEVEDTFTVTVNGTKLPMVNQINTIVDIGPYVHAGENTVIIEVATTIYNQAKSSFIISSMPLKENGLLGNDGVVTVTPYQEIPVELSADTSILNSVIAYAEQAKASGEYDNAIESVQKTFDAALENAKAVANNAAATQEEVNAAWKTLLNEIHKLGFVAGDKTELASLIAAAEGIDLSKYVEAGQAEFTAALEAAQNTYNNGDAMQAEINEVADNLLNAMLNLRYKADKSILEEVVAEAEKVDANAYTAESYAVLEAAVNDAKAVLENENATQKEVDAAVQSVQAAMDSLVAVEGTETPSDNNATQTGQENTTTKANAAKTGDFAPIAGVVMLAVAGTAVLLSRKKK
- a CDS encoding Lrp/AsnC family transcriptional regulator, whose product is MDHIDLEILKCLQENARQKASNISQTINLSVSAVTERIKKLEQSGIIEGYTASFNQKKLGNDMCAFMEVSLEHPKYYDNFTKCIAENKNVTSCYYITGDFDFMLRVLTDSSEGLEQLHRRIKSIEGVCSTKTHFVLSTVKQEVSVLPDEDTIEEP
- a CDS encoding peptide chain release factor 3; this encodes MSSYENEIKRRRTFAIISHPDAGKTTLTEKFLLYGGAIALAGSVKGKKTAKHAVSDWMEIEKQRGISVTSSVMQFEYEGYCINILDTPGHQDFSEDTFRTLMAADSAVMVIDASKGVENQTRKLFKVCVMRHIPIFTFINKMDREARNPFDLMEEIEEELGIQTYPVNWPIGSGKEFKGVFDRKKREILAFTANNGQREVDSIAADLNDTNLEKLIGSEHYHTLVDDVELLDGAGYEFDMEKVNTGQLSPVFFGSALTNFGVEPFLENFLQMTTPPLSRNSDIGQISPFDEDFSGFVFKIQANMNKAHRDRIAFMRICSGKFEKGMEVLHVQGGKKLKLAQPQQMMAQEREIVEEAYAGDILGIFDPGIFSIGDTLCSPNRKMVFEGIPTFAPEHFNLVTQVDTLKRKQFVKGMTQIAQEGAIQIFQELDSGMEEVIVGAVGVLQFEVLEYRLKNEYHVDIRMSGLPYQYIRWIENKDVDVNSLDLMSGTKVVQDLKGNKLLLFSNSWSIQWALEHNEGLELAEFSR
- a CDS encoding phosphatase PAP2 family protein, with translation MERFYLSCIRLAEKSPSYRFLLILLCKFSPIGIAVIYLGLGILLAFQRDIRIWCYLISPMLCLLVVKGLRIFIQRKRPFEKYQFKPVIGHDTGCSFPSKHAASAAVICVACWYIHFPLGVFIAVLAFLAGATRILTGIHYISDVVSGWGLGCSIGLLGCWLL